The following coding sequences are from one Crateriforma spongiae window:
- a CDS encoding RrF2 family transcriptional regulator — MISKTAEYALRAVASMAGCGAPVSADNLAKQTKVPRRYLTRVLQDLVAHDLVRSRPGPGGGYELTRPTDQLTILDVINIVDPIERIRRCPLGLATHHELCPLHAELDKAYAETEAAFSRVTIAALLESTSPIVPLCESPQ; from the coding sequence ATGATTTCCAAGACTGCCGAATACGCTTTGCGTGCCGTGGCCAGCATGGCCGGATGCGGGGCACCAGTTTCGGCAGACAACTTGGCGAAACAGACCAAGGTGCCACGGCGTTATCTGACCCGCGTGCTGCAAGACTTAGTGGCTCACGATTTGGTCCGGTCGCGGCCCGGTCCTGGTGGCGGTTACGAATTGACTCGGCCGACCGATCAATTGACGATTCTGGACGTCATCAACATCGTCGACCCGATCGAACGAATCCGTCGTTGTCCGCTGGGACTGGCCACGCACCATGAGTTGTGTCCGTTACATGCGGAACTGGACAAGGCATACGCGGAAACGGAGGCCGCGTTCAGCCGCGTGACGATCGCGGCGCTGTTGGAATCAACCAGTCCGATTGTGCCACTGTGCGAATCGCCCCAGTAG
- a CDS encoding alpha/beta hydrolase, giving the protein MLCALATQVSLAQRTPPSQWKWVDTNIADDCQHHTLYSEASGRDIGFSVYLPPGYETSNQRYPVVYYLHGAGGSESSSREFAWAVKQAIADKAIQPVIYVFPNGGQRSGYRDWDDGTVMTESWIIQELIPHIDTTFRTIANRDGRALCGWSMGGGGSLRFAMKYPNLFCAAATMSAALGMPGEDANDSAAANLRRNIDEIRDRVGIWMAVGETDFLRPGNEAFAEALTTLDVDHSLTILPQTGHNLGQMSTKFHRDIVMMLDTHLAEPQVVAPELDSIRLIQDESYRPDATDPYARRRCKLDWYLPTDTAATATLVWFHGGSIRSGDKAGDIAVNLARRFCRDGFAVVSVNYRLSPKVHYPVYLDDAAAAVTHVIGRVREYVGEPSKVYVSGHSAGGYLAAMVGVHPDALAKHGCSTDLLAGVVPVSGQMITHSTVRAERGIDRSRPVIDAAAPAYHVDDSAPPFLCIVGDDDLPARSAENRYFVAAMKAAGHAHIRFVEVPGRNHSTIANQMGQPDDAVARLITRFMTGK; this is encoded by the coding sequence ATGTTGTGTGCATTGGCGACCCAAGTATCTCTTGCCCAGCGCACGCCCCCGTCCCAGTGGAAATGGGTCGATACCAACATCGCCGACGACTGCCAGCACCACACGCTTTACAGCGAAGCATCGGGGCGCGACATCGGGTTCAGCGTCTACCTGCCGCCGGGTTATGAAACGTCGAACCAACGTTATCCGGTCGTGTATTACCTGCACGGAGCCGGCGGCAGCGAATCGTCGTCCCGTGAATTCGCATGGGCAGTCAAACAGGCGATTGCCGACAAAGCCATCCAGCCCGTGATCTATGTTTTCCCCAACGGTGGCCAGCGCAGCGGCTATCGCGACTGGGACGACGGCACCGTCATGACCGAATCGTGGATCATCCAAGAATTGATCCCTCACATCGATACAACCTTTCGCACGATCGCCAACCGTGACGGTCGCGCGCTGTGCGGCTGGTCCATGGGCGGCGGCGGGTCCCTGCGGTTTGCCATGAAATATCCGAACCTGTTTTGTGCGGCGGCGACGATGAGCGCGGCTTTGGGGATGCCAGGCGAAGACGCCAACGATTCGGCGGCGGCGAATCTGCGTCGCAACATCGACGAAATCCGCGACCGCGTTGGTATCTGGATGGCCGTCGGCGAAACAGACTTTTTAAGGCCGGGCAATGAAGCCTTTGCAGAAGCCCTCACCACACTGGACGTGGATCACTCACTGACGATCCTTCCCCAGACCGGACATAACCTGGGACAGATGTCAACCAAGTTTCATCGCGACATCGTGATGATGCTTGACACGCACCTCGCGGAACCACAAGTGGTTGCACCGGAGCTTGATTCGATCCGTTTGATCCAAGACGAATCGTATCGTCCCGATGCGACCGATCCATACGCGCGCCGTCGATGCAAGTTGGACTGGTACCTGCCGACCGATACTGCGGCGACCGCAACGCTGGTCTGGTTCCACGGTGGTTCGATCCGCAGCGGCGACAAAGCCGGCGATATTGCCGTGAACTTGGCGCGACGATTTTGCCGTGACGGCTTCGCCGTGGTGTCGGTCAACTATCGGCTGTCACCCAAGGTCCATTATCCGGTCTATCTGGACGATGCCGCCGCCGCGGTGACCCACGTCATCGGCCGAGTCCGCGAGTATGTTGGCGAGCCATCCAAGGTGTACGTGTCCGGTCATTCCGCCGGCGGGTACCTGGCCGCGATGGTCGGCGTCCACCCCGATGCGTTGGCCAAACATGGCTGCAGCACCGATTTGTTGGCGGGCGTGGTTCCGGTGTCCGGCCAGATGATCACGCATTCGACCGTCAGGGCCGAACGCGGGATCGACCGTTCACGTCCGGTGATCGACGCCGCCGCGCCGGCCTATCACGTCGACGATTCAGCACCGCCGTTTTTGTGCATCGTCGGCGACGACGACTTGCCCGCTCGATCGGCGGAGAATCGCTACTTCGTGGCCGCGATGAAAGCCGCCGGCCACGCTCACATCCGCTTCGTCGAAGTGCCCGGACGCAACCATTCCACGATCGCCAACCAAATGGGCCAACCCGACGACGCGGTCGCACGCCTGATCACCCGCTTCATGACCGGCAAGTAG
- a CDS encoding matrixin family metalloprotease: MKDFEFMLTGQSRLTRKSRMKQKTRRRRLMAESLESRRLLAASMGWDGPGQGAADLSYYIEGTAPGLSSEETIQALETAFDAWASVADITFTPTSTAGLRDSIDISFAAIDGSGGTLAQAYFPDDVNPPRIAGDIQFDIAENWEVGNEQGNAAFDLVWVAVHEIGHSLGLEHSDDFGAVLSESVSPAQAFTELGDSDTNEILELYAPAVTETPSEDDVTDPDVDEDPDVIIDDGGLIDPTDSADDGTDDESDGDSGTDDTPTNDGEEQADGDETDGDETDGDETDGDETDGDETDGDETDGDETDGTDQSDTPDDGNTDAGDDMADDDDTDAGDVPPTLSDAAINRLTRINTDTLFETYDTDGDGFLAESEVPTRLWTHLFDAQADTDGDTVLSSEEISSLVAMLRQNRFDTLDSDGDGTLTEDELSRRQWRRLSAADADLDATISFDEFDQWMDDRGSEAGAKSERFGFGSMFTRMILDTMLNMFRQVLSFALHPSGFRTGFSSFFRI; the protein is encoded by the coding sequence GTGAAGGATTTCGAATTCATGTTGACAGGTCAGTCACGATTGACACGCAAGTCACGAATGAAACAGAAGACACGACGCCGACGTCTGATGGCCGAATCGCTGGAGTCTCGGCGATTACTGGCGGCCAGCATGGGATGGGATGGCCCCGGCCAGGGGGCAGCCGATCTGAGTTACTACATCGAGGGCACGGCACCGGGGTTGTCTTCGGAAGAAACGATCCAGGCATTGGAGACGGCGTTCGACGCCTGGGCTTCAGTCGCCGATATCACGTTCACGCCGACATCCACCGCGGGCCTTCGCGATTCGATTGATATCTCATTTGCTGCGATCGATGGATCCGGCGGCACGCTGGCTCAAGCCTACTTCCCGGATGACGTGAATCCACCACGCATTGCGGGCGACATTCAGTTCGACATCGCGGAGAACTGGGAAGTCGGAAATGAGCAAGGCAATGCCGCCTTCGATCTGGTCTGGGTCGCGGTCCATGAGATCGGACATTCGTTGGGACTGGAGCACTCGGATGATTTCGGCGCCGTGCTGTCCGAATCCGTTTCACCGGCTCAAGCGTTCACGGAACTGGGCGATTCGGACACCAACGAGATCTTGGAGCTGTATGCTCCGGCAGTGACCGAAACGCCGTCCGAAGATGACGTCACCGATCCCGATGTCGATGAAGACCCCGATGTCATCATCGACGATGGCGGTTTGATCGATCCGACGGACTCGGCCGATGACGGAACGGACGATGAGTCGGACGGGGATTCGGGAACCGACGACACGCCGACAAACGACGGCGAAGAGCAAGCTGACGGCGACGAAACCGATGGTGATGAAACCGATGGTGATGAAACCGATGGTGATGAGACCGATGGTGATGAGACCGATGGTGATGAGACTGACGGCGACGAAACCGACGGCACGGATCAAAGCGACACGCCGGACGACGGCAACACGGATGCGGGCGATGACATGGCAGATGACGACGACACGGACGCGGGCGATGTTCCCCCGACGCTAAGCGACGCGGCGATCAACCGTTTGACACGTATCAACACCGACACGCTGTTTGAAACTTATGACACCGACGGTGATGGTTTCTTGGCGGAAAGCGAAGTTCCCACGCGGTTGTGGACGCATCTGTTTGACGCACAGGCCGACACCGATGGCGACACGGTTCTATCGAGCGAAGAGATCAGCAGCTTGGTTGCGATGCTTCGCCAAAACCGCTTTGATACTCTGGACAGCGATGGCGACGGTACGCTGACCGAAGACGAATTGAGCCGCCGACAGTGGCGTCGATTGTCGGCCGCGGATGCCGATCTGGATGCCACGATCAGCTTTGACGAATTCGATCAATGGATGGATGATCGTGGATCCGAAGCGGGCGCGAAGTCTGAAAGATTCGGGTTCGGTTCCATGTTCACGCGAATGATTCTGGACACGATGTTGAACATGTTCCGTCAAGTTTTGTCGTTCGCGCTGCATCCATCCGGATTCAGGACCGGTTTCAGTTCGTTCTTTCGGATTTGA